In the Pongo abelii isolate AG06213 chromosome 18, NHGRI_mPonAbe1-v2.0_pri, whole genome shotgun sequence genome, acaccacaggcacctcccatcgAGCGTCGttgcctgggacctgtagcatttcctcgagctgatgattttaggagacccaaggaacctcctgactgttttttcataccacttccaccttctccagttgatgattctctgagcctgaagacacctcccgagtgtcttctggtacctgtttcaccttctccagttgatgattttctgagaccACAAACACCTCCCGTCCAGTGTCACCTGAGACCTGTACCATTTCATCGAGCTGATGATATCCggagactcaagaaacctcctgactgttttttcGCACCGCTttcaccttctccagttgatgattctctgagcctgaagacatCTCCCGAGTGTCTTCTCGTACGCCTTCCACCTTCtacagttgatgattttctcacaccaccaGCACCTACCATCAAGCGTCATCACCTGGGACCTatagcatttcctcgagctgatgattttaggagacccaaggaacctcccgactgttttttcttaccacttccaccttctccagttgatgattctctgagcctgaagacacctcctgagtgtcttctggtaccccttccaccttctccagttgatgattttctcataCCACAGGAACCTCCCATCAAGCGtcgtcgcctgggacctgtagcatttcctcgagctgatgatatcgggagactcaagaaacctcctgactgttttttcacaccccttccaccttctccagttgatgattctctgagcctgaagacacctcccgagtgtcttgtggtacctcttccaccttctgcagttgatgattttctcacaccaaaAACACCTCAACTACAGTGTCACCTGAGACCTGTACCATTTCATCGAGCTGATGATATtaggagactcaagaaacctcctgactgttttttcacaccccttccaccttctccagttgatgattctctgaggcTGAAAACACCTcctgagtgtcttctggtaccccttccaccttctccagttgatgattttctcacaccacaggcacctcccatcaagcgtcatcacctgggacctgtagcatttcctcgagctgatgattttaggagacccaaggaacctcccaACTGTTTTTTCTTAtcacttccaccttctccagttgatgattctctgagcctgaagacacctcctgagtgtcttctggtaccccttctaccttctccagttgatgattttctcacatcaGAGGAACCTCCCATCAAGCGttgtcgcctgggacctgtagcatttcctcgaggtgatgatatcaggagactcaagaaacctcctgactttttttttgcaCCCCTtgcaccttctccagttgatgattttctgagcctgaagacacctcccgagtgtcttctggtaccccttccaccttctccagttgatgattttctcacaccaccagcacctcccatcaagcgtcatcacctgggacctgtagcatttcctcaagCTGAggattttaggagacccaaggaacctcccgacTGTTTTTTcttaccccttccaccttctccagttgatgattttctcacatcaGAGGAACCTCCCATCAAGCGttgtcgcctgggacctgtagcatttcctcgagctgatgatatcaggagactcaagaaacctcctgactgttttttcgcaccccttccaccttctccagttgatgattctctgagcctgaagacacctcccgagtgtcttctggtaccccttccaccttctccagttgatgattttctcacaccaccggcacctcccatcaagcgtcgtcacctgggacctgtagcatttcctcaagctgatgattttaggagacccaaggaacctcccgacTCTTTTTTcttaccccttccaccttctccagttgatgattttctcacatcaCAGGAACCTCCCATCAAGCGttgtcgcctgggacctgtagcatttcctcgagctgatgatatcaggagactcaagaaacctcctgactCTTTTTctgcaccccttccaccttctccagttgatgattctctgagcctgaagaaaCCTCCCAAGTGTCTTGTgg is a window encoding:
- the LOC129050704 gene encoding nuclear pore complex-interacting protein family member B13-like, which gives rise to MAAVEHHHSSGLPYWPYLTAETLRKRMGHKPTPPPQCDLRGQPHPSVKGCLRLLTLSRLQCLLGPQPHSTTDDFLRRETPQDECALGPEPLPRADDFPRLKTPPEGLFIPISPFPVDDSLSLKTPPECLLVPLPPSPVDDFLRPQTPPVQCHLRPVPFHQADDIRRLKKHPDCFFAPFPPSPVDDSLSLKTPPECLLVRLPPSPVDDFLTPQAPPIERRCLGPVAFPRADDFRRPKEPPDCFFIPLPPSPVDDSLSLKTPPECLLVPVSPSPVDDFLRPQTPPVQCHLRPVPFHRADDIRRLKKPPDCFFAPLSPSPVDDSLSLKTSPECLLVRLPPSTVDDFLTPPAPTIKRHHLGPIAFPRADDFRRPKEPPDCFFLPLPPSPVDDSLSLKTPPECLLVPLPPSPVDDFLIPQEPPIKRRRLGPVAFPRADDIGRLKKPPDCFFTPLPPSPVDDSLSLKTPPECLVVPLPPSAVDDFLTPKTPQLQCHLRPVPFHRADDIRRLKKPPDCFFTPLPPSPVDDSLRLKTPPECLLVPLPPSPVDDFLTPQAPPIKRHHLGPVAFPRADDFRRPKEPPNCFFLSLPPSPVDDSLSLKTPPECLLVPLLPSPVDDFLTSEEPPIKRCRLGPVAFPRGDDIRRLKKPPDFFFAPLAPSPVDDFLSLKTPPECLLVPLPPSPVDDFLTPPAPPIKRHHLGPVAFPQAEDFRRPKEPPDCFFLPLPPSPVDDFLTSEEPPIKRCRLGPVAFPRADDIRRLKKPPDCFFAPLPPSPVDDSLSLKTPPECLLVPLPPSPVDDFLTPPAPPIKRRHLGPVAFPQADDFRRPKEPPDSFFLPLPPSPVDDFLTSQEPPIKRCRLGPVAFPRADDIRRLKKPPDSFSAPLPPSPVDDSLSLKKPPKCLVVPLPPSAVDDFLTPKTPQLQCHLRPVPFHRADDIRRLKKPPDCFFAPLPPSPVDDSLSLKTPPECLLVPLPPSPVDDFLTPQAPPIERRLGPVAFPRADDFRRPKEPPECFFAPLPPSAVDDSLSLKTPPECLLVPLPPSPVDDFLTPQAPPIERHLGPVAFPRADDFRRPKEPPECFFAPLPPSPVDDSLSLKTPPECLLVPVSPSPVDDFLRPQTPPVQCHVRPVPFHQADDIRRLKKPPDCFDRFLFCFLLCLFFVLFLLCWRKASVMLLILFIHHFCNT